In the genome of Candidatus Melainabacteria bacterium, the window CGCGATAACTTATGGGCACAAATTGCGGATCTATCGCCCAAAGGACACTTTCCCGTTTACAGCACCTCAAAAGACGATAAAGGATTCCGCGTCATCAGCCTCGGCTCCAGTTTTCCGGTGCGCACCAGTCAAACTGACAAAACTTATTTTTTAACGAGCGCGCACGTAGTAAATGGTGGTGAAAACATCGTCAAAGAATGCGAAAGATTTTTCGCGGCGATGCGCCTATATGCCGAGCAACAAGACAAAGACAACTGCGAAGCGAAATACAAAGAGCTATTGCAAACGGTCAATCTTGCTTTAAAAGGAAAGGGTCTGGTAGGTTCCGAGTTGCAGACATATCGTGCCACCGTGGATGCCATCTGGGACTGCTATGAATCTTACCTTTCAGTAAGAGCAGATCCTGGACGTGTCATGTTCAAGAAGTATTTGAAGCAAGCCGGTGTCGAATCGCAATTCGGCTATTTCCTGCATCCTCCGGGTCCAGTGACAGTGCCACCATTAGAGGGGCGGATCTACAAGACAGCGAAATCAGACAAAGAACCCGACCTTGCCATTCTCACCGCATCTGGTGCCACAAGCCCGGGACTAGACCTGGATACTCTGCCTGCATCGGAAGGGCAGGAGGTGCAGGTAATGGGCTATCCGGTCGCATCTGAAATTATCGACAAAGACGCCGACAAACATTACTCTCCCACATTGAACAGCGGTCGCATCAGCCGCGTCACACCATCGCTTCTGCAGGTCGATGCGCCAGTCTCGCGCGGTAACAGCGGCGGACCAGTAGTAAGCATCCGCGGTAAGGTACTGGGGGTGGTGGCACTGCGCGCCATTCTAAATGGAACGGAACTGCCCAACTTTGCCGGTGCCGTCACCACACAGTCGGTGCAGAACTTTGCACCGGAGCTGTTTTCACACTTGTCGGTAAAATGAGGTGGTGCACCCGGGACGGGTGCGTTCCATGTTTTGGCACCCGGGACAGTGCGTTCCATGTTTTGGTGCACCCGGGACTGGTGCGTTCCATGGTGTGCGTTTACGTGGAGCCGTGCGTATTACTTTGATTTGAACATGTCAAAAAATCCGCCGGGTTTCTTGGGCGGCGGGGCCACAGGCGCGGGCGCCTTCACGGGTGTTTTTGGCATGGCATCGAATGATTCATCATCATCGGCGCCGGCATCATCACTTTCATCAAGCATCATCGCCATCTCGTCTTTGACCTTCTTGTAACCGGTCAAAGGTACAAAATCCGATGCTTTCACTTCAGTTTTGGCCGCCTTGTAGCAGTCCATAACCATGACCATCTTGTTGCTTGTTTTGCCCATCTGGAACACTCTCATCGGCGTACCCGAATCGATCGGAATGTCAAGCATAGTCTTCATCATGCTGTTAAATTGAGGAGGTGCCTGGATATCCTTGGCAATCCAGGCTTCAGCCATGGTAATTTCGTTCTTGGACTTGGCATCTTTTCGTTTTACAACAACCTGATAGCAGGGAACCCCGAGAATAGACTGCTTCTTGCCGGTCTTCACCGGCGTCAAGACAACCGACTTGTCAGCGACTCGTTTTCCTCGCAGCAAGAACTTAGCCTTCCAATGCTCATAGGGAAGGTCCACATAATTCTTGTTGCTCTCGTTGTATACAAGGGCGTTCCATTTGGGCGCCTTGATAATCATCACCAGCCCGAGCTTATCGAATTTCACCCGCACAGCATTCGGCGTGATGCAGTAGAGAACGGTGCCAGCGAAATTGCTATTGACGTTAATCACCCAGGCTGGAATCAGCTTCTCTGAAGAGGCTTTGCTGTCGGCTACTGGAGTTTTACCGGCGTAAATGGGAAGCGGCAACGCCGTTGCGCTGCTTACGATCAAGGAAAGAGCGAGGCAAATCTTTTGTACGAAACGCTTATCCATGTCAGACCCTTCACACTGAATTTCGTTAATGACTCGAAAGCTAACTATAGCAGTTGTCTAAAGCAAAGGCATCTTGGGCGAGTCGATCTCGAACGACCAGACGTTGGTCGGCGCGCCGGGCGAGCGAAGATTAAGCACGAATTTAATCGCTTCGTTAACGGTCAAAACGGGCTCGCTTTTCGTCACCGAAAGATCGACCGACTGTGCTTTCTCGACAGTTTTAAAAGCCTGCTCGGTTCCCAACGACTGGTCGACGAGAAGAACACCTGCAAGAGGTTTTTCTTTCTTAGTAATAGCGGCAAATTTTATGCCGTTCTGACGATTCAATTCAAATTCCAGAACATTGAGTTTGCACAGACACTTCAAGTTCTCTACGGAAAAATCATCTCTGGCTAAGTTGAGCCGATAAGGCTTTTCTGGTACACCAACCAGTTTCTCACGCAATCGCCCAGCCAGATCGTTATCCGCTGCTTTCACACAAGCCACCAGATATGATGGCAATGCGTCAGACGCGTTCAGCGATGCCGCTTTTGACAACATAGCTGTCATGTCACTTGTCTGCCCCTTGCGATCGAAAACCGCTGCCAACGCCAGATAGAACTTTTCTTCAGCGGGCGCAAGCTTTATTGCATGCCTGTATGCGGCTTCAGCCAGCTCGAGCCAGGCATTGCTCAGGGATGAATCAATAGCTGGAGCAATAGATTTGTTCTCGAACTCAAGACCCAACTTATAGTATCCGTCCGGCGACGCGAGCCCAACTGTAATTGCCTGATCGAGCAATTCCTTACCGCGTTTCGTATCAGCTGGTGTGCACAAGGCGGATAGTACTTGCAGATAGACCTGGTCATCCTTGGGCTTAGAATTGAGCGCCTCATTCTGAACTATTCGTGCACGGTCGAGCTCATTGGCACGAATCAATTCAATCAGCAACGTTATATTTGCACGCGACTTTTGTTCACTGCTCGTGGCTGCGGCAACAGCTTTCTCGGCTGCATCTGCCGCTTGCTTCGGCTTGTCTAGCTTAGAGTAGGACACAGCCAGGTTGTACCACCAGTTAAACGTGCCGTTTTCAGCTTTACTCATCTGATTCAAAACTTCAATCGCGTCAGCCGGCTGTGCGTTTGCAATCAAAGATTGACTGAGTCCGATTCTTGCAGACCAACTTTCAGGTGCCACCTTGACTGTCTTTTTGAAAGCCGGAATAGCCTTTTCGTAATAACCAAGCATCTGATTCATCTGTGCCAGATTGAGGTTAACGAGTTCATTATCAGGGGCAAGTTTCACAGCTTCCTGCGCCTCAGCCACTGCTTCATCGAAAAGATTGCCTTTCCATTTGAAAATTGACAGCACGCAATGAGGCAGCCAATAGCGCGGTGCGCTCTTAATTGCCTGGTATTCAAGATCGATTGCATCCTGAGATTTATCTGCAGCGAAAAGCGACATCGCCTTCTTAGACAACTCATCAGCCGATGAGGTCTTGCCTGCAATCACCGGCAAAACGGTCATCGACGAAAGGACGAAACACAGGGCGGCTCGCGTCACTCTATCGATTAACAATGGTCCAGTCACAGAAAAACCAGATTTACAGTGGGCGGAGACTGATTACGGATTACTCTCTATAGCCTCAACTATATCAACTGTTCAGAGCCGAAGCGATGAGGAACCTCTTGAGTGTCAAATCTAGAAAATTCATTGAGCGGCATGAATTGAGCTTCTTTCGGATCGAAATAAAACACGGCTCCTGTCTCGATTTTGTAAACCCAGGCATGCAAGTTAAGCTCACCGCGAGAAAGTTTCGCCGCCACGGCGGGATGCGTGCGAAGGTTTTCCAACTGAATCAGCACATTTTCTTGCACTGCCACACTGCGCAAATCTTCTTCGCTGTAATCGACATAATTTTCAGTAGCAATTCTGCGTGTAGCCTCGGCATGATTGAGCCATGCTGCCAGTGCAGGCATATTCTTGATTTTCGAAGGATTCAAAAGAGCATCCATGGCACCACAAAGCGAATGACCACAGACGATAATATCTTTCACGTTGAGACCACCAACAGCAAATTCGATGGTGGCACCTTCTCCGCCATTAGATGCACCATAAGGCGGAATGATATTGCCTGCGTTTCTCAGAATGAAGAGTTCGCCTGGTTCTGTTTGGGTAATCAAATTCGGGTTGATTCTAGAATCCGAACAAGTGATAAACAAGGCGTCAGGAGACTGCCCCTTCGACAAACGCTCGAACAATTCTTTCTGTGAAAGAAATATCTGAGTCTTGAATTGGTGAAGACCTGAAACTAATTTCTTCACGGCTTGTCTCCTTAGCGTGCTGTCAGGCGTGTAGTTAAGGCTCTAAGTTATCTCGAACTGAGAATCTTACCCTCTTGGCAACCACACGGCTTGCATTCCACTATGGCATAGATATCTTGCACACAGCTTTAATGACCAGGCGCGGGCGGCCTCATGCTTCAAGACGAGTAACAATCAGCATTAACAGAGCGATCGCCCGAGCACGTAACATTAGCTCAAACAAAGGCTGTTTTGAAAAGGCTCCAGCCTACATCCTGACATCAAGACCTGCTCAGTACAAGCCCTCAACAACTCAAACCCCCTCGCGCCCCATCAACCGGAACAATCCTTCCACTATGCTCCACGGATGCGGCGGGCATCCAGGTATATAAAAATCGACCGGCAGCACGTCGGCAACACCGTTAGCCTCGGCGTAACCGCCGCGATGTACGCCGCCAGAGCAAGCACATGTTCCCACAGCGACAACTTTACGAGGTTCAGACATAGCCATGTAGCAAGATTTCAAAGCTTCATGCATGGCTTTCGGCACCGGACCCGTAACAAGCAAGACATCAGCAAATCGTGGGGAAGCCACAACTGTAATTCCGAATCTCTCCATATCGAAAATTGGATTACCGGATGCAGAAAGTTCCAAATCACAAGCGCTACAGCCAGTAGAGACTACTCGGCAAGCGATTGATCTCTTGAACAAATTCCTCTGGGCAGGCACCGTACTCGATGCCGGCTGAATTGCAGTTCTTGCAGTCGACAAAAGTAAATCATCTTTAGTGGCACGTGCAACGCTGATCCGTTTATCACTGACTATCGTCTTAGACGGGCATGCAGATATGCACAAAGAGCAGTTGATACAAGCGCTCAAGTCGATAGTGACCGCAGCGCCATCTCCTGAACGATCGCGAGCGATAGCATTAGTCGGACAAATTTTTTCACAAATATCGCACTCTTCCGACACGCAGGGGGTATCGGTAAGTTTTGGCAGGCACCGCGTTTCATCAGAAAACGCGTCGGGCATTTCTCTGGCTGTGACTACACCTTCGCCAAGCAAATAAGCAAGCATTTTAAGCACAATCACACCTCACAAATCGTGCCCCCCGTAGGAGAGCGCAAAGCTCTTGTTGCACAGAGGAAAGTCTGCAAGAAGATTATTCCGAACAGCGATAGCTAGAGCAGTCCAGTTGTTGACACTCGGATCTTTGATCGCATAGCGCTTTACTGCACCGTCTGCGTCGGTAAAGACCATGTGTATAAGCTCTCCACGATAAGCTTCCACGACAGACACACCGACACTGTCTTTTTTCAGATGCTCAGGAGGCTCTTCGAAAAACTTACCGGGGGGCATTTCATCGATAAACTTTTCAATTAACATCAGACTCGTCTCAATCTCGCTAATGCGAACCTTTGATCGACTGAGGATGTCGCCTTCGTGTTCTACTGCAACAGCGGGTTTGATCCGAGGATAAACACCATGGGCGAAATAACTACGCGCATCATAATCCTGATCGCTGGCACGTCCAGAAGGTCCAGTCAAGCCGAAATCAAAAGCAAGGCGTTTCGAAACACGACCCACACCAGAAAACCGATCGACAGAAACTTGATTTGAGAGCATCGACTTCAGAGGTGGTGCCAACTTTTTCCTCAGTTCCACCGCTTGTTTCTGAATCTGAGCCAGACGACTATCGGGATCGTGGAGCACGCCACCCGGGCAGACAAATCCACGAATCAAACGGCTGCCGCTGAGTAACTCGCCCAGTCCCAGCGCTACTCCTCTCAATCGACTCAGTGAAGCGGCGACGCCCAGATAACCGATATCACCAGCAAGACCACCGAGATCGCTTACATGCATGGCAACGCGCTCAATCTCCAGAGCCAGACTGCGCAGATAAAGAGCTCGTTCAGGAACCGCAATATCTGAAGAATTTTCGAGAGCAGTAGCGTTTGCCAGGGCGTAAGCAGCCGCGCTGTCACTGGCAGCCGACTCCGCGAGGAATCTCAGCTTCTTCCACGGCACCTCTGTCATGCGCTTTTCGATACCGCGATGAAGATAACCAAGGCGTATTTCCAGGTTGTAAACCACTTCTCCCAGACAGCTAAAGTGAAAGTGCCCCGGTTCGATGATACCGGCATGAATAGGACCGACAGGTATTTCATAGATACCGCTTCCACTCACACGCATCGATGAATAAGTCCGGAACGGAGAATCCGGATTTTCAGCAGCATCTGGCAGTAATGGAAAGAAGGATTCCCTGTACGATTCATGCAAAAGGTTGTGCTTGAGTCGGGGATGCCCTTCTGGTATCAGGCCAAACATATCCCATAGCGTTCGCTCTTGCCAGTGCGCCTGCGCTATGTGCGCGGTCAGAGAATGGTAGCGATTTGTCTCCATCGGTGTGTACCAGAGCTCAGCATCGCCTGACTCCGTATTCAGTATCAAAGTGACAATCTGCCTTCCGTCAACCGAAGTGATCGAGCCAAGACGAGTGTCGGGATGCTGCAGTCGCTTCTGCAGCAGCGCCAATCGTTCTCCATCGGGTACAGTCAAAACCTGGAGCTTCATAAGATTCCCAGAATCTCCTGCGTGAGTCCTGTAACGCCCATGAACAGTGAGCCACAGCAAAGCAGCAGTGGAATAAGAACGTTAGCAGCCGACAACAAAATCCGAGATTCGTGCTTAGGTGTGCCAAGAACCATATTGCAAACGTGCACGCTAACGGCAATAAAACCCAAAGCGAGCGAAGCCATCAAACAAATAGCAAAGAGAATCTGTCCCGAACTCATTGCCTTCATCAATATCAACCATTCAACGACAAAAGAGCCGAAAGGCGGCATCCCTGTCACAGCAGCAGCAGCGAGGATAAGCGCCAGAGCACAAGCAGGCGAACTCTTCAGCACGCCACGAATCTTTGACAACTCTTTTGTGCCGCCAAGCTGAATGATGTTACCGGAAAGAAGAAAGAGAGCCACTTTTGCAATGCTATGGTTGATAGCCTGCAGCAAGAAAAGTGATGGCGCACCAAGACCAATTGCAGAGAGCATGATTCCGACATTTTCGATGCTTGAATAAGCCCAGAGCCTCTTGATTCCAATTTGATTAACGAGAAATAGAGTCGAGGTAAAGGTGGTCAGCGCGCCCCAGAATATTGGCACGTTCGTAGCCAGCGTGTGGTAGTCAGTCAACTTGACCAACTCGGTCAGTCGGCATATTGCAAACAGGGCGCAATTCAACAAACTTCCTGAAAGCATTGCCGAAGCCGGTGCCGGAGCTTCCGAGTGGGCATCAGGCAACCAGGTGTGCAGGGGAAAAAGACCGGCTTTAGTGCCATAGCCCAGCAAGCAAAAGACGTATCCAAGCTGCACGAATTTTGGCTGCAAGTGTTTCGCCGCCGCAGTCAACAAGCGGATATCGAGTGTACCGGCAGGAATGAAATGTTGACTGGCAGCGAAAAATAGAATAGTACCGAGCAGAGCGAAGGCAATACCGACGCTGCAAACGATCAAATATTTCCAGGTTGCTTCAAGGGCGTGCTTGTCGCGTCCATAATAGACAAGCGCCGCAGAAAACAACGTCGTCGCCTCGATTGATATCCACATGAATCCAAGGTTTTCCGATAGAAAAACAAAGTCCATGGCACAAAGAAAGAGCGCTGCGTAAAAGTAAAACCAGTTTTCGTTTTTTGGAACGGTCAAATTTCCGAGCTTGCTTTCGTTGGTGAAAAATACCGTCGCATGACTCAAGGAACTAGCTGCCACCACATTTGTAAGTACGACAAAAGCAGCGGATAGATGGTCAAGCCCGAAATCGACTGGCAATTTGAAGTGCAGATTAGCGTCTCGAAAGACCGGCGCCGTCAGCGCAATGACAGCAGCTAACTGCCCCCACATCAAAATGGGAACCAACTTTCGCAGAACCGTATTAGGCACACTGAAAAGACTGAGCAAACAGATAATTAACGGAATAAGGCAGAATGCAAGTAATTCGTACATGACTGCTCCTTAATCCCTCAAATCGCTCAACTGAGCAATATCAATATGCTCAAAACTCTTCTGAATCTTGAAAATCAGCAGACCAGAAACCATGACAGCAACGAGAAGGTCTAGCAGAATTCCCATTTCGACCATAAGCGGCATGCCTTTTGTTTGAGTAAGCGCGAATGTATAGATGCCATTTTCAATAACCAGAAAACCAACGACCTGACTTATTGCCAGTCGCCGCGTCAACATCAAAATCAAACCGGAAAGCAATAAGGAAATTCCGGCGGAAACGCCCAGCCAAGAATGACCTGCTACTTCCGAAGATGGAATGCCTTTAGCAAGCGCAAAGCTCAGTACAAATAGAACTATGCACAAATGCATCGACAAAGGCGCAGGCAGGAAGGTGCCCATGTCACGTTGAGCCATGAGTTTTTCGCTTATCCAGGCAAGGAAAGCCGGCACAACCAGCGCCTTCAAGAGACCAATCACTGCGCCGATTACACACAATTCCTGATCACCCGTGATACTACCTATGTTGATAGTTGCGGCAGCAATTAAAAGTGCCTGAAAAGAAAACAGCCACAGGTTCACCCTCAGATGCAGCGATCCCAGGGCAAGACAAGCAAGCAGAGCGGCTGACAGCAAGCAAATTTCGTAGGGCGCTAATGTCATAAAATGGATTTCCCGCTAACAGCAACAAAAACAGCAATCAAACTAACGGTCATGATATAGGCTACAAACTCGGGGATTTTCCGCCACTGCAACTTAACAATCAAACCTTCGAGAACGCCGACCAGAAACGCCAGTAGAAAAATTCCGGCGACGCTGCAAAGCTCTTTCTCCAGCAGATTGCAACGTGCGTATGCTGGAATAGTATGCAGGAAACATTGCGCCGAGAGTCCCCAGAACATCGCCATCTTCAATACTTGCGTAAGTTCCAGGAGAAATAGATTTTTTGCCGACGCTTCAAGAATCATAGCTTCGTGGACCATTGTGAGTTCCAGGTGGGTGGTCGGGTCATCAACCGGCATTCGACTCAGCTCAACCAGACTGGCTAGAAAAACAGCAACGCCGACGAGCAGCCAGACGACAGACATACCAGCACCGGGAGTGCTGGCAAAGATAACTGTAAGATCGGTGCTGTTGCAGGTGATTGCTAGCGCGATCAAGGCCAAACAAATGGCCGGCTCTACCAGAAAATTCAAAGTCGCTTCGCGGCTCGCACCAAACGCACCAAACGGAGAGCCTGCGTCCATCGCACCGAGCATGGTGAACATTTTTGCCAGGGCGAGAACATAAATGACCACGAAAATGTCGGCTTGATGTGACCATGGTTTGATGGCTACCCAGGGAATAAGCCACGAAAGGGTCAACGCCGAGGACAAGCCGACAACTGTAGAGATGCGAAACACACCGCACATAGTGCCGCTTAAAGTTTCGTCCTTTTGAAAAAGCTTTGTCAGGTCCAGAAAAGGCTGCCAGATCGGTGAGCCGATGCGATTTTGCAAGCGAGCCTTAGTTTTTCGCAAAATACCAAGACAAAGTGGCGGCACAAAAGCGAGTGTAACGACAAACAGACTCCATACAAGTACCCGATTCAAAGCACTACCCCCAAAAGAAGGAGCACAATCAAGGTTGTACAGACATAGAGCAAGTACAAATGTATGCTCCCGGCTTGCAGACGGGCGATCAAACGAGACGCTTGAGTAATCAAAACTACAAGCGGAGCGTAGACTTTCGTCTCAAGAATCGAAACTATTTTGGTGTCAACGTGAATGCGCTCGGGGAAGTGGCGACGATCTACGCCATCGATTTTCGACAGATTGTGATATCGGAGAATCGGCCGAAAAATTCTGGCGGAAGGCTGTGCAAACGAGTCAGCAGTGACCTGCGCTTTGACGTTTTGCTGGCCGTAACCACAATCCCAGGTAATATACTCTCGAGTTTTTGCAGGACGCAAATAGGCGAAATAAGTTGCCAGGCATATTGCCGAGAGACTTGCAGCCAGCGGAAATATCGGCAGCTTCAAGGACACAGCCATGACTTGCAAACCACTCTGCGACAAAGCCTTGCCGATAGTTGAAACAAGCAAGCCAGCAAATAATCCCGAGGCGATACAGCATATCGCCAGGAAAAACATTGATGCGCGCATTCCCGCCGAACACTCCTTTGCGGTAGCAACACCGTGGCTGCGAGCGTTTCCGAGAAAAATGACACCTAAAGCCTTTACCAGGGCAGAAAGTGCCATCGCGCCAATCGCCGACAGAGTGCAAATGGCTAACACCGCAACGCCTTTTTCCACCAGGCCGGTGCGAGCACAAATGCCGGCAAACAACGACTGATATAGCAACCACTTGCCAGGAAAACCATTGAGAGGCGGCAAAGAGCAGAGAGAAAGGGCTCCGATGCAAGTGCAAATCCATGTGACCGGCATACGTTTTGCCAATCCGCCCAAATGCTCAAGCTCCAGGGTGCCAGTGGACCATTGAATGGCACCAGCGGAAAGGAACAGAAGAGACTTAAACAACCCATGATTCAGGCACTGCATGATCGCAGCAATGAGAGCCATACTTGCTATCAACGGCTGACCACTGAAATTGGCGTACATACTGAGCGAAATACACATCAGTATGAGCCCCATGTTTTCAATACTTGAATATGCCACAAGTTTCTTCAGCTGATTCTGCACAAGCGCAAAGAGTACACCCCAAAACGCGGTAACAGCACCAAGTAAAAATGCAAAACAGACTACAGAAACAGAGTTTAAATGACCAAACAGAAGAATACGAATCATTGCGAGCATGGCAACTTTACTCATAAATCCGCTCATTAGCGCCGAAGAGGGAGCGGGTGCAGCAGAATAGGCATACGGCAGCCAGAGGTGAAACGGCCAGATGCCTGCTTTGATACAGAGACCAAGGAGCACGAGAAAAGCCGGGCCGTGTGTCGAAGGTTGAGAAAAATCCCAGTTTGCAAAATTCCAGCTGTGTGTAACGACATACATCCATAAAAAGCCGGATGCAAGAAACGCACTAGCCATGCGTGTCGCGCTGAGATAGATTAACGCAGCTTTACGTGTCTTTTTCTGCACGTGCTCACTTGCTACGAGCGCTGCGGAAGACAACGCCATCGTTTCCCAAAACACCAGAAATCCGATGGCATCAGCACTGCAAATCACCAGCAGCAACGACAGGGCAAATAGTAAAAATGAAACCCAGTATTGACCTTTATGGACTTTGTCATTCATGTGGTCCAAATAGGCTGGGGTGAAAATAGCAACTGAAAAGACGAGAACTGAAAAAAGAACGACAAACAGTCTCGTCAGATCATCCACACGAAACGAAAGCAGAAAGACGCCGACAACGAATGGTGGTGGCAGCTGGTAATAAAAGACCCGACCCCAGGTCAAAACCGCGGCTCCAAACACAGCAATGGCAAAAGCGGAGAGCAAAACACTACCGATGCGATCGGAAAGGTTATGCTTCAACGCCGCCGCAAATAATGAAATTCCGCTTATCACAACTGCTGTGCTGAAAACAATTTGATCGCAGAGCGCTGGCGAAATTAAGGACACAAAGGCCACCCGTACTAAGTCATTTTTAGTATAAAACTAATTGCACAAATACGCAATTTCGCAACTATGATAAACTCTAAGCAAGTAAAGAAATCCCTGAGGCGCGCAATTATTTATGAACGATAACTGGCGAACTCTTCCTAGAACCGTGCTGTGATGACAGAAAAACTAGTTGCCTTCAAAGCGGAATTCTTCAAAGCTCTATCCAATCCCCTGCGGATTCGCATTTTAAACGAATTGAGAGACGCAGAGTTAACAGTTTCTGAACTGAGAGACCGTCTCAGTGTCGGATTGCCAAATCTTTCGCAACAACTCTCGGTGTTGCGTTCAAAGAATCTTGTAATTGCCAGAAAACAGGGCAACAACATTTATTACTCATGCAGCGATTCCAATATATTTTATCTGCTTGATGTCGCCAAAAAGATCTTCAACAACCACCTTATCGATTTGCAGAAAACACTTAAGGACATGAGCTAGACAATCACGTGCATCTTCGCCTTTTTCATCGAGTAATGTTTGACAATTTCAACCGAACATTCGGCATGCGATGAAACCGCATCAGCAACACTTCCGAACACAATATCCTTATATGTACGCTGGGAGTGACTGCCCAGGACAATCAATCCCGCTTCGAACGCTTGAGCCGCATTGATTATTTGTTCACGCGCATCGCCGTACACTATTTCATAGCAAGCACAGTTGTCGCCAAACTCTGAATTCAGACGCGCCACATGATTTCGCAACGCTTCTTCCACACCGGCTTT includes:
- a CDS encoding DUF4412 domain-containing protein, yielding MDKRFVQKICLALSLIVSSATALPLPIYAGKTPVADSKASSEKLIPAWVINVNSNFAGTVLYCITPNAVRVKFDKLGLVMIIKAPKWNALVYNESNKNYVDLPYEHWKAKFLLRGKRVADKSVVLTPVKTGKKQSILGVPCYQVVVKRKDAKSKNEITMAEAWIAKDIQAPPQFNSMMKTMLDIPIDSGTPMRVFQMGKTSNKMVMVMDCYKAAKTEVKASDFVPLTGYKKVKDEMAMMLDESDDAGADDDESFDAMPKTPVKAPAPVAPPPKKPGGFFDMFKSK
- the nuoB gene encoding NADH-quinone oxidoreductase subunit NuoB, translated to MLKMLAYLLGEGVVTAREMPDAFSDETRCLPKLTDTPCVSEECDICEKICPTNAIARDRSGDGAAVTIDLSACINCSLCISACPSKTIVSDKRISVARATKDDLLLSTARTAIQPASSTVPAQRNLFKRSIACRVVSTGCSACDLELSASGNPIFDMERFGITVVASPRFADVLLVTGPVPKAMHEALKSCYMAMSEPRKVVAVGTCACSGGVHRGGYAEANGVADVLPVDFYIPGCPPHPWSIVEGLFRLMGREGV
- a CDS encoding hydrogenase; translation: MKLQVLTVPDGERLALLQKRLQHPDTRLGSITSVDGRQIVTLILNTESGDAELWYTPMETNRYHSLTAHIAQAHWQERTLWDMFGLIPEGHPRLKHNLLHESYRESFFPLLPDAAENPDSPFRTYSSMRVSGSGIYEIPVGPIHAGIIEPGHFHFSCLGEVVYNLEIRLGYLHRGIEKRMTEVPWKKLRFLAESAASDSAAAYALANATALENSSDIAVPERALYLRSLALEIERVAMHVSDLGGLAGDIGYLGVAASLSRLRGVALGLGELLSGSRLIRGFVCPGGVLHDPDSRLAQIQKQAVELRKKLAPPLKSMLSNQVSVDRFSGVGRVSKRLAFDFGLTGPSGRASDQDYDARSYFAHGVYPRIKPAVAVEHEGDILSRSKVRISEIETSLMLIEKFIDEMPPGKFFEEPPEHLKKDSVGVSVVEAYRGELIHMVFTDADGAVKRYAIKDPSVNNWTALAIAVRNNLLADFPLCNKSFALSYGGHDL
- a CDS encoding serine protease; its protein translation is MRKDGNEARASIDRHNQSSFSWNIRARTRRMDTRTGAAAICLLSLSWSSMLPVKALDNWEKVDKRVKSQIYELNVGLKLRVRDNLWAQIADLSPKGHFPVYSTSKDDKGFRVISLGSSFPVRTSQTDKTYFLTSAHVVNGGENIVKECERFFAAMRLYAEQQDKDNCEAKYKELLQTVNLALKGKGLVGSELQTYRATVDAIWDCYESYLSVRADPGRVMFKKYLKQAGVESQFGYFLHPPGPVTVPPLEGRIYKTAKSDKEPDLAILTASGATSPGLDLDTLPASEGQEVQVMGYPVASEIIDKDADKHYSPTLNSGRISRVTPSLLQVDAPVSRGNSGGPVVSIRGKVLGVVALRAILNGTELPNFAGAVTTQSVQNFAPELFSHLSVK
- a CDS encoding ArsR family transcriptional regulator, translating into MTEKLVAFKAEFFKALSNPLRIRILNELRDAELTVSELRDRLSVGLPNLSQQLSVLRSKNLVIARKQGNNIYYSCSDSNIFYLLDVAKKIFNNHLIDLQKTLKDMS
- a CDS encoding carbonic anhydrase translates to MKKLVSGLHQFKTQIFLSQKELFERLSKGQSPDALFITCSDSRINPNLITQTEPGELFILRNAGNIIPPYGASNGGEGATIEFAVGGLNVKDIIVCGHSLCGAMDALLNPSKIKNMPALAAWLNHAEATRRIATENYVDYSEEDLRSVAVQENVLIQLENLRTHPAVAAKLSRGELNLHAWVYKIETGAVFYFDPKEAQFMPLNEFSRFDTQEVPHRFGSEQLI
- a CDS encoding tetratricopeptide repeat protein codes for the protein MTGPLLIDRVTRAALCFVLSSMTVLPVIAGKTSSADELSKKAMSLFAADKSQDAIDLEYQAIKSAPRYWLPHCVLSIFKWKGNLFDEAVAEAQEAVKLAPDNELVNLNLAQMNQMLGYYEKAIPAFKKTVKVAPESWSARIGLSQSLIANAQPADAIEVLNQMSKAENGTFNWWYNLAVSYSKLDKPKQAADAAEKAVAAATSSEQKSRANITLLIELIRANELDRARIVQNEALNSKPKDDQVYLQVLSALCTPADTKRGKELLDQAITVGLASPDGYYKLGLEFENKSIAPAIDSSLSNAWLELAEAAYRHAIKLAPAEEKFYLALAAVFDRKGQTSDMTAMLSKAASLNASDALPSYLVACVKAADNDLAGRLREKLVGVPEKPYRLNLARDDFSVENLKCLCKLNVLEFELNRQNGIKFAAITKKEKPLAGVLLVDQSLGTEQAFKTVEKAQSVDLSVTKSEPVLTVNEAIKFVLNLRSPGAPTNVWSFEIDSPKMPLL